One stretch of Bosea vaviloviae DNA includes these proteins:
- a CDS encoding IclR family transcriptional regulator: MEAILQASSHSDANAHTDELAGPKEDRHFVTALARGLEVLACFRRGEAALANSEIAARCGLARSTVSRLTYTLTKLGYLHHVPESGSYRLGTALIALGANALAGLDVRRLARAGMRDLASFANATVGLGVRERLSMRYIECCRGEAAIALNMDTGSRLSLARSAMGRAYLAVCSEAERRAIMEDIHSVDDAAWPRLREGIDRALEDYATLGCARSFGEWQPTVSAIAVAFQPGGGLPPMSINCGAPTVILDRNFLMDEVRPRLIALAASLEGVMGS, translated from the coding sequence ATGGAGGCCATCCTGCAAGCAAGCTCTCACTCCGACGCCAACGCACATACCGACGAACTCGCCGGCCCCAAGGAGGACCGTCATTTCGTCACGGCGCTGGCGCGCGGCCTGGAGGTGCTGGCCTGCTTCAGGCGTGGTGAAGCGGCGCTCGCCAATTCCGAGATCGCCGCGCGTTGCGGCCTTGCCCGCTCGACCGTCTCGCGCCTGACCTACACGCTGACCAAACTCGGCTATCTCCATCATGTCCCGGAATCCGGCAGCTACCGGCTTGGCACGGCGCTGATCGCGCTCGGCGCCAACGCGCTCGCCGGGCTCGATGTCCGTCGCCTGGCGCGGGCCGGCATGCGCGATCTCGCGAGCTTCGCCAACGCCACCGTGGGTCTCGGCGTGCGTGAGCGTCTCAGCATGCGCTATATCGAATGCTGCCGCGGCGAGGCCGCGATCGCACTCAACATGGATACCGGCTCCAGGCTCTCGCTCGCGCGCAGCGCCATGGGCCGCGCCTATCTCGCCGTCTGCAGCGAAGCCGAGCGGCGCGCGATCATGGAGGATATCCATTCGGTCGACGATGCGGCCTGGCCGCGCCTGCGCGAGGGCATCGACCGGGCGCTGGAAGACTACGCGACCTTGGGCTGTGCCCGCTCCTTCGGCGAGTGGCAGCCGACGGTGAGCGCCATCGCGGTCGCCTTCCAGCCCGGCGGCGGCCTGCCGCCGATGTCGATCAATTGCGGCGCACCGACCGTGATCCTCGACCGGAATTTCCTGATGGACGAGGTCCGGCCGAGACTGATCGCGCTCGCCGCAAGCCTGGAGGGAGTGATGGGTTCGTGA
- a CDS encoding ABC transporter ATP-binding protein, with product MLRLEDVTVRFGGLTALKDVSFAMGAGEILGLVGPNGAGKTTLFNTISGLVRPKTGRILFAEREIGRLPLHARARLGLGRTFQIPQPMHHLTVRENLTVAQVFGAGKADAARVDEILEVMELGEHAERNAATELALQELKRLEIAKALATNPKLLLLDEVLAGLESKAKRRFVDKLRELHERYKLAIVIVEHDIETISTLCSRAVVLNFGQMIADGTPAEVFRNPAVVESYTGAADA from the coding sequence ATGCTGCGGCTTGAGGACGTCACTGTCCGCTTCGGCGGGTTGACCGCATTGAAGGATGTCTCCTTCGCCATGGGCGCCGGCGAGATCCTCGGCCTCGTCGGCCCCAACGGCGCCGGCAAGACCACGCTGTTCAACACCATCTCCGGGCTGGTCCGGCCGAAGACCGGGCGCATCCTGTTCGCAGAGCGCGAGATCGGCCGACTGCCGCTGCATGCCCGCGCCCGGCTCGGCCTCGGCCGCACCTTCCAGATCCCGCAGCCGATGCATCACCTGACCGTGCGCGAGAACCTCACCGTCGCGCAGGTCTTTGGCGCCGGTAAAGCCGACGCCGCCCGCGTCGACGAGATCCTCGAGGTGATGGAGCTGGGCGAACATGCCGAGCGCAATGCCGCGACGGAGCTCGCGCTGCAGGAATTGAAGCGGCTCGAAATCGCCAAGGCGCTCGCCACCAACCCGAAACTCCTGCTGCTCGACGAGGTTCTGGCGGGGCTGGAGAGCAAGGCCAAGCGCCGCTTCGTCGACAAGCTGCGCGAACTGCATGAGCGCTACAAGCTCGCCATCGTCATCGTCGAGCACGACATCGAGACGATCTCGACATTGTGCTCGCGCGCCGTCGTGCTGAATTTCGGCCAGATGATCGCCGACGGCACGCCGGCCGAGGTCTTCCGGAACCCCGCCGTGGTCGAGAGCTATACGGGAGCCGCCGATGCTTGA
- a CDS encoding CaiB/BaiF CoA transferase family protein codes for MPMTTLDLPLSGIRVLDLSRILAGPWCGQVLADLGAEVIKVEHPLRGDDTRDWGFRLGERNTCYFNSVNRNKRSIGVDVGKPEGLAIVRDLAARSDVLIQNFKTGGADKLGLGYEALSALNPGLIYCSIAGYGSDGPEASRPGYDLVIQGESGLMGMNGNDDQPPLKFGVAIVDLFTGQYSAQAVLAALIQRGRTGKGRHIEMALFDCGLSVTSYYGLEALALGENPPRYGNAHPSIVPYGVFDAADGPLVITVGNNAQYERFCRIVIERPDLAEDARFATNLLRTQNRPELLPMIEAELRARPRALLLQRLAAGGIPCGEVLGLNQALRSPRATQAGMVSDDAGNADTPAVLAPPYRLDGKRAPLRHRPPGLGQDTDAVLGELGLDGPRITALRQTGAIA; via the coding sequence ATGCCGATGACCACTCTCGACCTCCCCCTTTCCGGCATCCGCGTGCTCGATCTCTCGCGCATCCTCGCCGGGCCCTGGTGCGGCCAGGTCCTGGCCGATCTCGGCGCCGAGGTGATCAAGGTCGAGCATCCCTTGCGCGGCGACGACACGCGTGACTGGGGCTTTCGGCTGGGCGAGCGCAACACCTGCTATTTCAACAGCGTCAACCGCAACAAGCGCTCGATCGGCGTCGATGTCGGCAAGCCCGAGGGGCTGGCGATCGTGCGCGACCTCGCCGCCAGGAGCGACGTGCTGATCCAGAACTTCAAGACCGGCGGCGCCGACAAGCTCGGGCTCGGCTACGAGGCGCTGAGCGCGCTCAACCCCGGCCTGATCTACTGCTCGATCGCCGGCTACGGCTCGGATGGGCCGGAGGCCTCGCGCCCCGGCTACGACCTCGTCATCCAGGGCGAATCCGGGCTGATGGGCATGAACGGCAATGACGACCAGCCGCCGCTGAAATTCGGCGTCGCCATCGTCGACCTCTTCACCGGGCAATATTCGGCCCAGGCCGTGCTCGCTGCGCTGATCCAGCGCGGACGCACCGGCAAGGGCCGGCATATCGAGATGGCGCTGTTCGATTGCGGCCTCTCGGTCACCTCCTATTACGGTTTGGAAGCTCTGGCATTGGGCGAGAACCCGCCACGCTACGGCAACGCCCATCCCTCGATCGTGCCCTATGGCGTCTTCGACGCCGCCGATGGCCCGCTCGTCATCACCGTCGGCAACAACGCCCAGTATGAGCGCTTCTGCCGGATCGTGATCGAGCGGCCGGACCTGGCGGAGGATGCGCGTTTCGCCACCAACCTGCTGCGCACCCAGAACCGCCCGGAGCTGCTGCCGATGATCGAGGCGGAGCTGAGGGCGAGGCCGCGCGCGCTGCTGCTGCAACGGCTCGCCGCGGGCGGCATTCCCTGCGGCGAGGTGCTGGGCCTGAACCAGGCGCTGCGCTCGCCGCGCGCAACACAGGCCGGCATGGTCAGCGACGACGCCGGCAATGCCGACACGCCCGCCGTGCTCGCCCCGCCCTACCGCCTCGACGGCAAGCGCGCGCCCCTGCGCCACCGCCCACCGGGATTGGGGCAGGATACGGATGCGGTGCTGGGGGAGCTGGGCCTCGACGGGCCCCGCATCACGGCTTTGCGGCAAACCGGGGCAATTGCCTGA
- a CDS encoding GNAT family N-acetyltransferase, whose product MTVRPIAAADVPHFRAVLDEVARERRYLAFEEAPPIERIAVFVEANIATGNTHLVGLVDDMIVGWCDIVRDVSRPTRRHCGTLGIGILAQYRGLGLGRLLMQQAMAGAAASGLKRIELTVRSSNQRAIALYAQLGFAHEGCQRNPIMAEDGYEDRDLMAYLVPEQPKQAA is encoded by the coding sequence GTGACAGTCCGTCCTATCGCCGCCGCTGACGTGCCGCATTTTCGAGCGGTGCTCGATGAGGTTGCTCGCGAGCGTCGCTACCTGGCCTTCGAAGAGGCTCCGCCGATCGAGCGCATCGCCGTCTTTGTCGAAGCCAATATTGCGACTGGAAACACACATCTTGTCGGGCTCGTCGACGATATGATCGTCGGCTGGTGCGACATCGTCCGCGACGTCAGTAGACCGACCCGGCGCCACTGCGGCACGCTCGGCATCGGCATTCTCGCGCAATATCGCGGTTTGGGGCTCGGTCGTTTGCTGATGCAACAGGCGATGGCAGGCGCTGCCGCATCCGGGCTTAAGCGCATAGAATTGACCGTTCGCAGCTCCAACCAGCGCGCCATAGCCCTTTATGCGCAGCTGGGCTTCGCGCATGAAGGGTGCCAGCGAAACCCAATCATGGCCGAGGACGGGTACGAAGACCGCGATCTGATGGCTTATCTCGTGCCTGAGCAGCCCAAGCAAGCAGCGTGA
- a CDS encoding NAD(P)H-dependent flavin oxidoreductase — translation MALPASLADTLSLPVIGSPMFIVSGPELVIAQCLNGVVGSFPALNARPAEQLELWITRIKTELAAAKAADPMRKVAPFAVNQIVHASNDRLMHDMEVCVRQEVPIIITSLRAPNEVVEAAHSYGGLVFHDVTTIRHAQKALEAGVDGLILVCAGAGGHAGTLSPFALVGEVRRFFDGPIILSGAIATGQAILATQAMGADLAYIGTRFIATEEGNAAQGYKEMIVEAAAADIVYTPFFTGVPGNYLKPSIAAQGLDPDDLPHADKSKMSFGSGTAKAWRDIWGSGQGVGLIDDAPSAATVIARLKAEYEQAKAALCSR, via the coding sequence ATGGCCCTGCCCGCCTCACTCGCCGACACGCTCAGCCTCCCGGTCATCGGCTCGCCGATGTTCATCGTCTCGGGGCCGGAGCTCGTCATCGCACAATGCCTGAACGGCGTCGTCGGCTCCTTTCCGGCGCTCAATGCCCGCCCGGCCGAGCAACTCGAGCTCTGGATCACCCGGATCAAGACGGAGCTCGCCGCCGCCAAGGCCGCCGACCCCATGCGAAAGGTCGCGCCCTTCGCGGTCAACCAGATCGTCCACGCCTCGAACGACCGGCTGATGCATGACATGGAGGTCTGCGTCCGCCAGGAAGTGCCGATCATCATCACCTCGCTGCGCGCGCCCAACGAGGTCGTCGAGGCCGCCCATTCCTATGGCGGGCTCGTCTTCCATGACGTCACCACCATCCGCCATGCCCAGAAGGCGCTCGAAGCCGGCGTCGACGGCTTGATCCTGGTCTGCGCCGGCGCGGGCGGCCATGCCGGCACCTTGAGCCCCTTCGCGCTGGTCGGCGAGGTCCGCCGCTTCTTCGACGGGCCGATCATTCTTTCGGGCGCAATCGCGACCGGGCAGGCGATTCTCGCCACCCAGGCGATGGGCGCCGATCTCGCCTATATCGGCACCCGCTTCATCGCCACCGAGGAGGGCAATGCGGCACAGGGCTACAAGGAGATGATCGTCGAGGCCGCCGCCGCCGACATCGTCTACACGCCCTTCTTCACCGGCGTGCCCGGCAACTATCTCAAGCCCTCGATCGCGGCCCAGGGGCTCGATCCCGACGATCTGCCTCATGCCGACAAGAGCAAGATGAGCTTCGGCTCGGGCACCGCCAAGGCCTGGCGCGACATCTGGGGCTCGGGCCAGGGTGTCGGGCTGATCGACGACGCGCCCTCCGCCGCCACCGTGATCGCCCGGCTCAAAGCCGAATATGAACAGGCGAAAGCCGCTCTCTGCAGCCGCTGA
- a CDS encoding ABC transporter ATP-binding protein produces the protein MLEVRQLRAGYGAINVLWDISLGFPQGELTAIVGPNGAGKTTLFRALMGLIPHQGEIRLDGRALKARTWDLLEAGLVMVPEGRMVFKDMSVEENLSLGAYPRRCRNARARNLERVYDLFPRLKERHRQLAGSLSGGEAQMVAMGRGMMSEPRILLIDEPSLGLAPVIVKEVFSIIRRLKSEGVTIALIEQNTHIALSVADHVHLMRSGKLLLSQKAEKVDLERLHDLYLARETGAASF, from the coding sequence ATGCTTGAGGTCAGGCAATTGCGCGCCGGCTACGGCGCCATCAACGTGCTCTGGGATATCTCACTCGGCTTTCCCCAGGGCGAGCTGACAGCGATCGTCGGCCCCAACGGCGCCGGCAAAACGACGCTGTTTCGCGCCCTGATGGGGCTGATCCCGCATCAGGGCGAGATCAGGCTCGACGGGCGCGCGCTCAAGGCCAGGACTTGGGATCTGCTGGAGGCCGGCCTCGTCATGGTTCCCGAGGGCCGCATGGTCTTCAAGGATATGAGCGTCGAGGAAAATCTGTCGCTGGGCGCCTATCCGCGCCGCTGCCGCAATGCCCGCGCCCGTAATCTCGAACGCGTCTACGACCTCTTCCCCCGTCTGAAGGAGCGCCACCGCCAGCTCGCCGGCTCGCTCTCGGGCGGCGAGGCGCAGATGGTGGCGATGGGGCGCGGCATGATGAGCGAGCCGCGCATCCTGCTGATCGACGAGCCGTCGCTGGGCCTCGCTCCCGTCATCGTCAAGGAGGTCTTCTCGATCATCCGCCGGCTCAAAAGCGAGGGCGTCACCATCGCCCTGATCGAGCAGAACACGCATATCGCGCTCTCGGTCGCCGACCATGTCCATCTCATGCGCTCGGGCAAGCTGCTCCTGAGTCAGAAGGCTGAAAAGGTCGATCTGGAGCGCCTGCACGATCTTTACCTCGCCCGCGAAACCGGCGCGGCGAGCTTCTAA
- a CDS encoding enoyl-CoA hydratase-related protein encodes MTETILSQTVLSQTVLPGIVQVTMNRPERKNALDRASYQGLIDAIAAAEADPQIRAIVLTGAGGCFTSGNDIKDFAAVSDSGPRVAMDFLNAISTAKKPVVAAVEGFAVGIGTTMLLHCDLAYAAKGASFRLPFVALGLSPEGASSYLLPLIAGSKRAAELLMLGEAFGPETAAEAGLVNAVTMEGGALAMALEKARALAALPPESVALTKSLLKRGNAAHVAETIATEGRLFGERLLSAEAKAAFAAFLKR; translated from the coding sequence ATGACCGAAACCATCCTGAGCCAAACCGTCTTGAGTCAAACCGTCTTGCCCGGCATCGTTCAGGTCACGATGAACCGGCCCGAGCGCAAGAACGCGCTAGACCGTGCCAGCTATCAGGGGCTGATCGACGCGATCGCGGCGGCGGAAGCCGATCCGCAGATCCGCGCGATCGTGCTGACCGGGGCAGGCGGCTGCTTCACCAGCGGCAACGACATCAAGGATTTTGCCGCGGTCAGCGACAGCGGTCCGCGCGTCGCCATGGATTTCCTCAATGCGATCTCGACCGCGAAGAAGCCGGTCGTCGCGGCGGTCGAGGGTTTTGCGGTGGGCATCGGCACCACCATGCTGCTGCATTGCGACCTCGCCTATGCGGCCAAGGGCGCGAGCTTCCGCCTGCCTTTCGTCGCGCTGGGCCTGAGCCCCGAAGGCGCATCGAGCTATCTCCTGCCCTTGATCGCCGGCAGCAAGCGCGCCGCCGAACTGCTGATGCTGGGCGAGGCCTTCGGACCTGAAACCGCGGCTGAAGCCGGCCTGGTCAACGCCGTGACCATGGAGGGCGGCGCGCTCGCCATGGCGCTGGAAAAGGCCAGGGCGCTCGCTGCCCTGCCGCCGGAATCGGTCGCGCTGACGAAATCGCTGCTGAAGCGCGGCAACGCGGCCCATGTCGCCGAGACGATCGCCACCGAAGGCCGGCTCTTCGGCGAGCGGCTGCTCTCGGCCGAGGCCAAGGCCGCTTTCGCCGCCTTCCTGAAGCGCTAA